The nucleotide window GTAAAATGACAATGACAAATGACTGGTTTTTGTACCAGGGATTCATCGACATGTAGTTTATTTTTATGCAAGAAGAAGCATACATGCATCTACAACTGGTCAGAATGCTCTGCTGATTGATTGTACTATTTGCATGCACCCCACACAGAAATCCTCCAGATCACACGAATTAATCCACTTCACCGGCAGTAATAATGGAATTGGATTCCGTGATCTTATCAAAGAGCCTCCGTGCTTGGTTCACGCCGCCCTGGCCCCGGcgatcaccaccaccaccagagcGGCTTGGCCTTGACCGTGCACCCCTGGTTGGCGGCCGTGGTCTCGCCGTCGATCCTGTCCACCGTGACCTGGCACCGCGCCCACACGTCCACGGTCCACGTCCGCAGCACCTTCCCGAGCCTCACCCGCACCGGCACCCGCGCCTCCACCGTCAGCGGCACGGCGCCCGCCGCGGCCTGCTCCGCCAGCCGCGCCCTCTGGTCGTCCGTGAGGGCCAGGCCGTCCCTCCCGGTGAGCGGCATGGAGATGAGCGTCACGTTCCTCGGCGGTTGGTAGAAGGCCGGCCAGCGGCCCGTGGCGAGGAGGACGCCGGAGTAGGAGACCCTGACCTCGCCGCCGGCGCGGTAGTCCACGCCGACCTTCCTGTTGGCGCCGTTGTCCGCGCGCACGGCGGCATCGAGCCGCGCGGGGGAGGCGTCGAGGAGGCCGGCGACGGAGAGGGACGTGACGGAGAAGGAGGGCGCCCGGGGGCGGAAGGCGAGGTAGACGGCGCCGACGaacgcggcggcgaggaggagcaggaggaggagcgcGCAGCACGCGCCGCAGCAGGCGCGGCGGAGCATGCGGCGCCGCGCCGGCCGCGCGGCGAGCTTGCGGTACCTGCGCGCGCGGTCCGGGGGCGGGACCCGGAGCACCTGGTCCTTGGGTACATGCACGATGTACGacgcgcccggcgccgccgccgctgtggtggAGCGCAGCGGGGTGTTCTCCGCGGCCGCGTCGCTGTTGTCGGGTGGCGGGGCGGGTGGGGTGGAGAGCGGCAGCAGCGGCGCGGGGTGGACGCGGTCCGCCATGGGTGGGGTTGCTgggtcgcctcgcctcgcctcggctGTGAGGTGTGTGACTGAAGCTCGATCGGGGAGACGAGACGGGAGGAGAGTGTGAGCTGATGAGCTGCTAGCTGGGTCTTATGTATAGAGACTGGAGGAGGTAGCGCGTGGAGACGAAGCCGAAAGGGACACGTGAGAAACGGTCGCCACACGCTGTTCAATTCAAACCTGgagtgtttcttttctttttggtgCTGCTTTTGAGACGAGGCTGCGAGTCGGGTCGGGGTTGCCG belongs to Triticum aestivum cultivar Chinese Spring unplaced genomic scaffold, IWGSC CS RefSeq v2.1 scaffold30325, whole genome shotgun sequence and includes:
- the LOC123172515 gene encoding NDR1/HIN1-like protein 13, which translates into the protein MADRVHPAPLLPLSTPPAPPPDNSDAAAENTPLRSTTAAAAPGASYIVHVPKDQVLRVPPPDRARRYRKLAARPARRRMLRRACCGACCALLLLLLLAAAFVGAVYLAFRPRAPSFSVTSLSVAGLLDASPARLDAAVRADNGANRKVGVDYRAGGEVRVSYSGVLLATGRWPAFYQPPRNVTLISMPLTGRDGLALTDDQRARLAEQAAAGAVPLTVEARVPVRVRLGKVLRTWTVDVWARCQVTVDRIDGETTAANQGCTVKAKPLWWWW